A stretch of the Gammaproteobacteria bacterium genome encodes the following:
- a CDS encoding NAD-dependent malic enzyme, producing the protein MAGKSTQQKVLAGGIDLIRDPLLNKGTAFTRRERVDFGLEGLLPSAVLGMDLQAQRVYSSVHAKETPMEKYIGLMALQDRNEQLFYRVLVEHLKEFMPIVYTPTVAQATSNFSHVLRRARGVWITPDFRGRIREVLQAAVRGRNIELIVATDNESILGIGDQGAGGMAISIGKLALYTAGAGIHPSGTLPVSLDVGTNNERLLADDLYVGWREPRLRGGDYDSLIEEFVTACRELFPGVLIQWEDFRKDNALNILERYRFDFPSFNDDIQGTGAVALAGLMSAMRITGQSLADQRIVIFGAGAAGLGIARQIRAGLAATQGEQGGPPMLGVLDSRGLLVDDREIRDSYKRELAWDVEGARHYGFPEDGARDLAAVVEHFRPTVLIGSSGQAGAFSEPIVRKIAGYCERPVVLPFSNPDSLAEAKPEDLYRWTDGRVLVATGSPFAPVEFGGKKYRIGQGNNVFIFPGLGLGTLLCGAGRISNAMITAAAQALAHQVNDAEVSAGMLFPGIDRLREVTVAVTRSVIQQACAEGAADGSSDRDVDALIADAMWWPEYRDYRRV; encoded by the coding sequence ATGGCCGGAAAATCGACACAGCAGAAGGTTTTGGCCGGCGGTATCGACCTGATCCGTGACCCGCTGCTGAACAAGGGGACCGCTTTCACCCGCCGCGAACGGGTCGATTTTGGCCTGGAGGGGCTGTTGCCCAGTGCCGTGCTCGGCATGGATCTGCAGGCCCAGCGGGTCTACTCCTCGGTGCACGCCAAGGAGACGCCGATGGAAAAGTACATCGGCCTGATGGCGCTGCAGGATCGTAACGAGCAGTTGTTCTACCGGGTGCTGGTCGAGCATCTGAAGGAATTCATGCCTATCGTCTACACGCCCACGGTGGCACAGGCGACGAGTAATTTCAGTCATGTGTTGCGACGCGCCAGAGGGGTCTGGATTACCCCTGATTTTCGCGGACGTATTCGCGAAGTGCTGCAGGCCGCAGTGCGTGGCCGCAACATCGAGCTCATCGTTGCTACCGATAACGAATCCATTCTCGGAATCGGTGACCAGGGTGCCGGAGGCATGGCGATATCAATTGGCAAGCTTGCCCTTTACACGGCGGGTGCCGGCATCCATCCGTCTGGCACATTGCCAGTCAGCCTGGACGTGGGCACAAACAACGAGCGGCTGCTCGCCGATGATCTTTATGTCGGCTGGCGCGAGCCACGCCTGCGTGGCGGGGATTACGACAGCCTGATAGAGGAGTTCGTAACGGCATGCCGCGAACTGTTTCCCGGTGTTCTTATCCAGTGGGAGGACTTTCGCAAGGACAACGCGCTGAATATTCTCGAGCGCTATCGTTTCGATTTCCCGTCTTTTAATGACGATATCCAGGGCACCGGGGCCGTGGCGCTCGCCGGCCTGATGAGCGCGATGCGTATCACGGGGCAGTCACTTGCCGATCAGCGAATCGTTATTTTCGGCGCGGGCGCTGCCGGCCTGGGGATAGCTCGTCAGATTCGCGCCGGGCTGGCAGCTACGCAAGGGGAGCAGGGCGGGCCCCCTATGCTGGGCGTGCTCGACAGCCGCGGACTGCTGGTCGACGATCGTGAAATCCGCGACAGCTACAAACGCGAGCTGGCATGGGACGTCGAGGGTGCGAGGCATTACGGCTTTCCTGAGGATGGTGCGCGCGACCTCGCTGCCGTGGTTGAGCATTTCAGGCCAACGGTGCTGATTGGCTCATCCGGGCAGGCCGGCGCCTTCAGCGAGCCAATAGTGCGCAAGATCGCTGGCTACTGCGAACGTCCTGTCGTGCTGCCGTTTTCCAACCCCGACAGCCTCGCCGAGGCGAAGCCGGAAGACCTGTACCGATGGACAGATGGGCGCGTTCTTGTTGCAACTGGCAGCCCGTTTGCGCCGGTGGAATTTGGCGGCAAAAAATACCGCATTGGTCAGGGCAACAATGTGTTCATTTTCCCCGGCCTGGGCCTGGGGACCCTGCTGTGCGGCGCGGGACGTATCAGCAACGCGATGATTACGGCAGCGGCACAGGCGCTTGCCCATCAGGTTAATGATGCGGAGGTAAGTGCAGGCATGCTGTTTCCGGGAATTGACCGATTGCGTGAGGTAACCGTCGCGGTAACGCGGTCGGTGATACAGCAGGCATGTGCTGAAGGCGCCGCCGACGGCAGCAGCGACAGGGATGTAGACGCGCTGATAGCTGATGCCATGTGGTGGCCGGAGTATCGCGATTATCGGCGAGTCTGA